The following nucleotide sequence is from Mucilaginibacter sp. cycad4.
TTATTATTCTCAAGATTAAACTTTTAACTACAAACCATCAAATGGGAATAAAATTTCACACCATGTATACATTATTCCACACATTACGCGTAATTAAATACACGACGTTTTAACTGCAAAAAGATAAAAGAGTAAATAAATATCCTAAAAGTTAAAAATACTCCTAAAAGTTGTAGTCAATCTTATTGCTAAATCAACCTATCTTATCAATTTCGTCAGGATTAAAATTGGGACGTCGGCACAGATGTTGCAATACATGATTATCTGGCAATGGTTAGTCAATTGATTAAAAACTAATTATTAGTTAGTACCTAAACTTATTTTGGATTAGTTTTTTAACTTTTTACAGCTAAAAATTATGCAAAAACATCACGGTCAAATTGTAGAAACCCTGATTAGAAAAAAAGGCTTTAGTATTACAGCACTTGCTCATCACTCAGATGTAAGCAGAAGTATGGTATATCAATGGTTTAACAAGGAAAAATTAAATGCAGAGATTATTCAGCGAATAGGCAGGATTATAGATCATGACTTTTCACAAGAATTTCCGGAATACTTTTCAAAACAAACTAATAACGTATACGATCACAGAAGCAGAGAGGTGTTGCGCTCAAACCAAAGCAGGGTAAATGTTTGGAAAGATAAATACATCAATTTGCTTGAGCAGTATGTTCAATTATTATCAGAGTAAGTTATTGCCCGTTGCATAAGAACCCGCTTCAGGATATTATTTATGTATACTCTCTTATTTATTTTTTGAAGAAAAGGGAAAACCATAGGTACGGAATTTAAATTAACATACCGCCAATGCAAAAGCATACGATGATAAACCATTTTTATGCATTAACCGCTTTATTTGATGATCAGTAACCAGCCTTTACCTTTTTCAACAGGAATCCTGTCGTTTAAACTAAATGTTTTTGCAGGTTGAAAACTTTTAATTTCAGGAGCAGTAATAGTGGCTTTAGCCGGATCTATGCCTAATTTTTCCCAGTCGATATTTAACTGAAAATCAGTATCAGCATCTTCCCAGCTGGCAACGGCCACCATGGTTGCACCATCCTTTTTATAAACGGTAGCAATCACTTTGGCTTTATCGGTTTTTACTGGGTTATTATCAACCCAGTAACCAATCATTTTAGTTCCCTTCATGCCAAAATTGTCCCAGGCCTTCCAGATCGGGCGCGGATCGG
It contains:
- a CDS encoding helix-turn-helix transcriptional regulator, giving the protein MQKHHGQIVETLIRKKGFSITALAHHSDVSRSMVYQWFNKEKLNAEIIQRIGRIIDHDFSQEFPEYFSKQTNNVYDHRSREVLRSNQSRVNVWKDKYINLLEQYVQLLSE